A section of the Brevundimonas sp. AJA228-03 genome encodes:
- a CDS encoding peptidylprolyl isomerase translates to MIRLSVLALTLLACAPVASAQDMGTTATEPSMAVASDWRTVPAENLLVIDTNRGRILVEMTPEIAPLHVERMRLLARRAFFDGIVFHRVIDAFMAQTGDPLGTGDGQSPYPDLKAEFTFRRGPDMPFAMVAAPAGAPLGFLNSLPVQTQPDALMATTADGKVHGWGTYCPGVAGMARDEANDSANSQFFLMRQPYPALDKRYSVWGRVVSGLDIVRAIKVGDGENGMVTADPDRMIRVRVASDLPVDQRPVVQVMATSSAAFLTLIESVRMVRGADFSICDVDLPVQVSGPAAPAV, encoded by the coding sequence ATGATCCGACTGTCCGTTCTGGCCCTGACCCTGCTGGCCTGCGCCCCCGTCGCTTCGGCGCAGGACATGGGGACGACGGCCACCGAACCGTCCATGGCCGTCGCCAGCGACTGGCGCACCGTGCCGGCCGAAAACCTGCTGGTCATCGACACGAACAGGGGCCGGATCTTGGTCGAGATGACGCCGGAGATTGCGCCCCTGCATGTCGAGCGGATGCGGCTGCTGGCCCGGCGCGCCTTCTTCGACGGCATCGTCTTCCACCGCGTGATCGACGCCTTCATGGCCCAGACCGGGGATCCGCTCGGCACCGGGGATGGCCAGAGCCCCTATCCCGACCTGAAGGCGGAATTCACCTTCCGGCGCGGGCCGGACATGCCCTTCGCCATGGTCGCGGCCCCGGCCGGCGCGCCGCTGGGATTCCTGAACAGCCTGCCGGTCCAGACCCAGCCCGACGCCCTGATGGCCACGACGGCCGACGGCAAGGTCCACGGCTGGGGCACCTATTGCCCCGGCGTGGCGGGCATGGCGCGCGACGAGGCGAACGACAGCGCCAACAGCCAGTTCTTCCTGATGCGCCAGCCCTATCCGGCGCTGGACAAGCGCTACTCCGTCTGGGGCCGGGTGGTGTCCGGCCTGGACATCGTGAGGGCTATCAAGGTGGGTGACGGCGAAAACGGCATGGTGACGGCCGATCCCGACCGGATGATCCGTGTCCGCGTGGCGTCTGACCTGCCGGTCGACCAGCGGCCGGTGGTCCAGGTGATGGCGACGTCGTCGGCGGCCTTCCTCACCCTGATCGAGAGCGTGCGGATGGTGCGCGGTGCGGATTTCTCGATCTGCGACGTGGACCTGCCCGTTCAGGTCTCGGGCCCGGCGGCGCCCGCCGTCTGA
- a CDS encoding peptidylprolyl isomerase yields the protein MPRLKLTPFAFAAALSVLMPAVASAQTGPAPAATDWRTVAPENLLVIDTSRGRILVELDPLVAPNHVVRVRTLADQGFYDSLTFHRVLTGFMAQTGDPLGTGAGGSELPDIAGEFSFRRGRDAGFAPVEGGGTGLVGFIHAIPVVTQPDAQMMVTSDFKTPATGLFCAGVVGMARAGSPDSANSQFFLMMGRNDTLNGNYTIFGRVVSGLDVISRLKPGPEAEDGKVTDNPDIMTRVRTASALSEAERPTVRIQDPRSAAFQAHVAEARAAKGATFNVCDVQPVTEVIAP from the coding sequence ATGCCTCGCTTGAAGCTCACGCCTTTCGCCTTCGCCGCCGCCCTGTCGGTCCTGATGCCCGCCGTCGCTTCGGCGCAAACGGGCCCCGCGCCCGCCGCCACGGACTGGCGGACGGTCGCGCCCGAGAACCTGCTGGTCATCGACACGTCCAGGGGGCGGATCCTGGTCGAGCTGGATCCGCTGGTGGCCCCCAACCATGTCGTCCGCGTCCGCACCCTGGCCGATCAGGGGTTCTACGACAGCCTGACGTTCCACCGCGTGCTGACGGGCTTCATGGCCCAGACCGGCGATCCCCTGGGGACCGGGGCGGGCGGGTCGGAGCTGCCGGATATCGCGGGAGAGTTCAGCTTTCGGCGCGGCCGGGATGCCGGTTTCGCCCCGGTCGAGGGCGGCGGCACGGGCCTGGTCGGCTTCATCCATGCGATCCCGGTCGTGACCCAGCCGGATGCCCAGATGATGGTGACGTCCGACTTCAAGACCCCGGCGACGGGTCTGTTCTGCGCCGGGGTGGTGGGCATGGCCCGGGCCGGTAGCCCCGACAGCGCCAACAGCCAGTTCTTCCTGATGATGGGCCGCAACGACACCCTGAACGGCAATTACACGATCTTCGGACGTGTCGTGTCGGGGCTGGATGTCATCTCGCGCCTGAAGCCGGGACCGGAAGCCGAGGACGGCAAGGTCACCGACAACCCCGACATCATGACCCGTGTCCGCACCGCCTCCGCCCTGTCGGAGGCGGAACGTCCGACGGTGCGGATTCAGGACCCGCGCTCCGCCGCCTTCCAGGCCCATGTGGCCGAGGCGCGCGCCGCGAAAGGCGCGACCTTCAACGTTTGCGACGTCCAGCCCGTGACCGAGGTGATCGCTCCATGA
- the coaD gene encoding pantetheine-phosphate adenylyltransferase, which yields MRIGLYPGTFDPVTNGHLDIIGRAVKLVDRLVIGVAQNDDKGPLFSTAERVEMVRAEVAGLGGDIDVQPFSTLLMHFAERLNANVIVRGLRAVADFEYEFQMTAMNQRLNADIETVFLMADPRHQAIASRLVKEIARLDGDIDSFVSPAVAAAVRERVKR from the coding sequence ATGCGCATCGGTCTCTATCCGGGCACCTTCGATCCCGTCACCAACGGGCATCTCGACATCATCGGCCGGGCCGTGAAGCTGGTGGACCGGCTGGTCATCGGCGTGGCCCAGAACGACGACAAGGGGCCGCTGTTCAGCACCGCCGAGCGCGTCGAGATGGTGCGGGCCGAGGTCGCGGGCCTGGGAGGCGACATCGATGTCCAGCCGTTCTCGACCCTGTTGATGCATTTCGCCGAGCGGCTGAACGCCAATGTCATCGTGCGGGGCCTGCGCGCCGTGGCGGATTTCGAGTACGAATTCCAGATGACGGCCATGAACCAGCGCCTCAATGCCGACATCGAGACCGTGTTCCTGATGGCCGATCCGCGCCACCAGGCGATCGCCTCGCGGCTGGTCAAGGAGATCGCCCGGCTGGATGGTGACATCGACAGCTTCGTCAGCCCCGCCGTCGCCGCAGCTGTGCGCGAGCGGGTCAAACGCTAA
- a CDS encoding 5-(carboxyamino)imidazole ribonucleotide synthase: MLSQAASRLGFDVVILDPEENSPAGRVSRGQIVAAYDDPTALGVFGRVCDVVTFEFENVPASSVERLAEAGALVAPGPTALAVAQDRVDEKTFLNAVGASTVGFVAVEGLDDLKAGLETLGLPALLKTRRDGYDGKGQVWIKSAKQAEAALASLGGRPAILEARAPFIRELSIIAARGRDGSVAVYPPGENRHSGGVLRTTQAPAGLDRKTERRARAIAAAVLDGLAYVGVIGIELFDLGDGKLLVNEIAPRVHNTGHWTQDGCVCDQFEQHIRAIAGWPLGPTAAHARVEMTNLLGDEVNQWSRVVARADQRLHLYGKTDARPGRKMGHVNRVRPLG; encoded by the coding sequence ATGCTGTCGCAGGCGGCCTCGCGGCTGGGCTTCGATGTCGTCATCCTGGACCCGGAGGAGAACAGTCCGGCGGGGCGGGTCTCGCGCGGCCAGATCGTCGCCGCCTATGACGACCCGACGGCGCTGGGCGTGTTCGGCCGGGTCTGCGACGTGGTGACCTTCGAGTTCGAGAACGTCCCGGCCAGTTCGGTCGAGCGGCTGGCGGAGGCCGGGGCCCTGGTGGCGCCGGGACCGACGGCGCTGGCCGTGGCCCAGGACCGGGTGGACGAGAAGACCTTTCTGAACGCCGTAGGCGCATCGACGGTCGGCTTCGTCGCCGTCGAGGGTCTGGACGACCTGAAGGCCGGGCTGGAGACGCTGGGCCTGCCCGCGCTGCTGAAAACCCGCCGCGACGGCTATGACGGCAAGGGTCAGGTCTGGATCAAGTCGGCGAAACAGGCCGAGGCCGCGCTGGCGTCGCTGGGTGGACGCCCCGCCATCCTGGAGGCCAGGGCACCGTTCATCCGCGAGCTTTCGATCATCGCCGCGCGCGGCCGGGACGGGTCGGTCGCGGTCTATCCGCCGGGCGAGAACCGGCATTCGGGCGGCGTCCTGCGGACCACCCAGGCCCCGGCCGGGCTCGACAGGAAGACGGAGCGGCGCGCCCGGGCGATCGCAGCGGCCGTTCTGGACGGGCTGGCCTATGTCGGGGTGATCGGCATCGAGCTGTTCGATCTGGGGGACGGCAAGCTTCTGGTCAACGAGATCGCGCCGCGTGTGCACAACACCGGGCACTGGACCCAGGACGGCTGCGTCTGCGACCAGTTCGAGCAGCATATCCGCGCCATCGCGGGCTGGCCTCTGGGGCCGACGGCAGCCCATGCGCGGGTCGAAATGACCAATCTGCTCGGCGACGAGGTGAATCAGTGGTCCCGCGTGGTCGCGCGCGCCGATCAGCGGCTGCATCTGTATGGCAAGACCGACGCCCGGCCGGGCCGCAAGATGGGCCACGTCAACCGGGTACGGCCGCTGGGCTGA
- the purE gene encoding 5-(carboxyamino)imidazole ribonucleotide mutase, translated as MTTTTAPVAIIMGSRSDWPTMKHAADALDRLGVAWDARVISAHRTPARLYDFATTARAAGFKVIIAGAGGAAHLPGMAAAMTPLPVLGVPVESRVLKGLDSLLSIVQMPGGVPVATLAIGEAGAKNAGILAAQILALSDGNLAGRLEAFLAAQTEAVHETVED; from the coding sequence ATGACGACGACGACCGCGCCGGTGGCGATCATCATGGGCAGCCGCTCGGACTGGCCGACGATGAAACACGCGGCCGACGCGCTGGATCGGCTGGGCGTGGCCTGGGACGCGCGGGTGATCTCCGCGCACCGGACGCCCGCACGCCTTTACGACTTCGCGACCACGGCCCGGGCAGCGGGGTTCAAGGTCATCATCGCGGGCGCGGGCGGGGCCGCGCACCTGCCGGGCATGGCGGCCGCGATGACGCCCCTGCCGGTGCTGGGCGTGCCGGTGGAGTCCAGGGTGCTGAAGGGGCTCGATAGCCTGCTCTCCATCGTCCAGATGCCGGGCGGCGTCCCCGTGGCCACCCTGGCCATCGGCGAGGCGGGGGCGAAGAACGCGGGCATTCTGGCGGCGCAGATCCTGGCCCTGTCCGATGGGAACCTTGCCGGTCGGCTGGAGGCCTTTCTGGCGGCCCAGACCGAGGCTGTGCACGAGACGGTCGAGGACTGA
- a CDS encoding GGDEF domain-containing protein, with protein MTDAADIDSGLDPQAEIARLRAEVEALRARAEAAEAAADYDVLTPVLNRRGFVAAMQRTMAYCSRYNVPAVLLYLDLDGFKGVNDSLGHAAGDAALVRVAGLLLDNVRATDAVGRLGGDEFGLLLLNAGIDEGREKAAGLKAALEEADFRYDDRPAPLAGSFGVRAFAGQTDVETWLAEADAAMWVRKRGR; from the coding sequence GTGACCGACGCCGCCGACATCGACAGCGGGCTTGATCCCCAGGCCGAGATCGCCCGTCTGCGTGCCGAGGTCGAGGCCCTGCGGGCCCGCGCCGAAGCGGCCGAGGCCGCGGCCGACTACGACGTCCTGACCCCCGTCCTGAACCGGCGCGGCTTCGTCGCGGCCATGCAGCGGACCATGGCCTACTGCAGCCGCTACAATGTGCCCGCCGTCCTGCTGTACCTCGACCTCGACGGCTTCAAGGGGGTCAACGACAGTCTGGGTCACGCCGCGGGCGACGCCGCCCTGGTCCGCGTGGCCGGGCTGCTGCTGGACAATGTGCGTGCCACCGATGCCGTCGGACGGCTGGGCGGCGACGAGTTCGGCCTGCTGCTGCTGAACGCCGGTATCGACGAAGGCCGCGAGAAGGCGGCCGGGCTGAAGGCGGCGCTGGAAGAGGCCGACTTCCGCTACGACGACCGGCCCGCCCCCCTCGCCGGCTCCTTCGGCGTCCGGGCTTTCGCCGGCCAGACCGACGTCGAGACCTGGCTGGCCGAAGCCGATGCGGCCATGTGGGTCAGAAAACGGGGGCGATAG